DNA sequence from the Drosophila sechellia strain sech25 chromosome 3L, ASM438219v1, whole genome shotgun sequence genome:
TTTGTTGATAATGGTGGCTTAAGacgaaatttacaaaacttcataaaaataatacaaatttatgCAACAGATAATAACAATAGAATCCTTACTAAGTTTAATACTCACTAGTTATGCGTATCTAAACACGTATATACATACAATACATAATACAAGCATAATGCAATCATACACTCGGATAATACTCTTAATTTAACTCCAGCGAAGTAAGTTTAAAAATGGGTTTCTTCCGGACTGTGAACCTTGGTATCTGAGTTTCCTGGGTGACCATGGGATTTCCCTCCTCGTTGGCGCTATTCGATCATATTGAATAGTAGACAGGAGAATATCATGCCAAAGatctaaaaacaaacaaaatacaattgagtatttattatataataattttgcTACCGAAGAAAGGCTTTCACTTACCATCAGTATGGCCACCGCTATGGATGTACCTCCAATAACCGCCGCGTGATCCCTGATGAAGTTGGTCGTCACATAGAGGCATCCCTGGTTGTACAGATTCGTAATGGTCGGGAAGATGGTGCACTCCTTGCGCTGGCCACCGAAAAGCTCCTGGCAGCAGGACTCGGGCACTGGTCCGTACCTATTCCAGTCGTGCCACGTATCCACTCCGCAGCACTGTAGTCGCTCCTGGGTCAAATCCCAGGCCTGGGTGATCTCCCTCCTGCTTCCGTATAGGGCCATCGTCGATCGCATTTCCTATGGGATATTGGTAAGGGTTAATGTGCCACCCACGTGTTGTTATCGATGGATTTGCCTCACCTGCCGCATGGTCTGCTGAACTCGTTCGCGGAACACGTAACCCAAGACACCGCCAATTAACATGGTGACGAAAACTAGGGCCACTATTATGAAATACTAAAAAGGGGAAACGAGTGGTTAATTTTTTAGCTAAATGGTGTTTGCTTCATAGAAAAGAAGAAACTGACAACTTTT
Encoded proteins:
- the LOC6606149 gene encoding CD151 antigen — translated: MGFSSRMDCCGQFVKYSLFIANFVIFVGGAIVFCLTLWTLVDRSFVNELLGTNLFSGAVYVLLVTSIIICLVSFLGCVGAGKEVKCLLLTYFIIVALVFVTMLIGGVLGYVFRERVQQTMRQEMRSTMALYGSRREITQAWDLTQERLQCCGVDTWHDWNRYGPVPESCCQELFGGQRKECTIFPTITNLYNQGCLYVTTNFIRDHAAVIGGTSIAVAILMIFGMIFSCLLFNMIE